A single genomic interval of Rhododendron vialii isolate Sample 1 chromosome 3a, ASM3025357v1 harbors:
- the LOC131318732 gene encoding nuclear transcription factor Y subunit B-1-like isoform X1 — protein MADAPGSPGGGGGDSGGEQSPHSNVREHDRYLPIANISRIMKKGLPANGKIAKDAKDTVQECVSEFISFVTSEASDKCQKEKRKTINGDDLLWAMATLGFEDYIDPLKAYLARYREVILFLCVFDLILLRLMFGLRKLGN, from the exons ATGGCGGATGCTCCGGGGAGCcccggcggcggcggtggcgaCAGCGGCGGCGAGCAGAGCCCTCACTCCAACGTTCGCGAGCACGACCGGTACCTCCCCATCGCCAATATCAGTCGGATCATGAAGAAGGGGCTCCCGGCCAACGGCAAGATCGCCAAGGATGCCAAGGACACCGTACAAGAATGCGTCTCAGAGTTCATCAGCTTCGTCACTAGTGA GGCGAGTGATAAGTGccagaaagagaagagaaagacgATTAATGGCGATGATTTGCTATGGGCAATGGCGAcattagggtttgaagattaTATTGATCCGCTCAAAGCGTACCTAGCTAGGTACAGGGAGGTAATTTTGTTTCTCTGTGTCTTTGATTTGATATTGCTGCGACTTATGTTTGGCCTAAGAAAATTAGGCAATTGA
- the LOC131318732 gene encoding nuclear transcription factor Y subunit B-1-like isoform X2, whose amino-acid sequence MADAPGSPGGGGGDSGGEQSPHSNVREHDRYLPIANISRIMKKGLPANGKIAKDAKDTVQECVSEFISFVTSEASDKCQKEKRKTINGDDLLWAMATLGFEDYIDPLKAYLASCDF is encoded by the exons ATGGCGGATGCTCCGGGGAGCcccggcggcggcggtggcgaCAGCGGCGGCGAGCAGAGCCCTCACTCCAACGTTCGCGAGCACGACCGGTACCTCCCCATCGCCAATATCAGTCGGATCATGAAGAAGGGGCTCCCGGCCAACGGCAAGATCGCCAAGGATGCCAAGGACACCGTACAAGAATGCGTCTCAGAGTTCATCAGCTTCGTCACTAGTGA GGCGAGTGATAAGTGccagaaagagaagagaaagacgATTAATGGCGATGATTTGCTATGGGCAATGGCGAcattagggtttgaagattaTATTGATCCGCTCAAAGCGTACCTAGCTAG TTGTGATTTTTGA